The genomic DNA AAAAAATTACTGGTTATGTATTCTTACAAGATATTTTAGAAAAACTATCTGAAAAAAATAATAACAACATCAGAGTTAAAGAATTTAAAAGAGACATTTTAACTATACCATCAAGCATGACTCTATTTAACTTATGGGATCAAATTTTAGTTAAAAAAGAACATATATCAATAATTATCGATGAATATGGCGGACTTGATGGGTTAGTTACAATGGAAGATATTATTGAAACATTAATTGGACTTGAAATTACAGACGAAAATGATACTGTAATTGATATGCAAAAATATGCTAAAAACAAGTGGGCAATTAAACAAAAGAAACAAAATATAATGAAGAATTTCAAAAAATCATCATAATCTAAGAATCCACTATTTAGAAATAATTGATATAAACTGTTTTATATTGTTAATAATCGTTACACATTTATGATTACTTAAATCGTTTATTTTATATTTATTTGTAACTAAATAATTATTACACTGATCAAAATTTTTATCAATAAAATCAATTGTCTCATTCAAATTATCCTTGGAAAAATTAGAAATTGAAAAGAATAACACATTGTCAATTTTTTTTAATTCAGAAACTTTTTTTAAACCACCTAATGGTACATTTGTCCCTAAATAAATAACGTTAAACCCTTGCTTAACCAACAGTAATCTAGCAAATAACAAACCGATTTCGTGATATTCGTTTGGTGGTAAAAATAATAACCAGGATACATTATTAATTTTTGTATAATAACTATTAATTATAGTATAAATCTTTTGTTTAAACATTTCTGATAAAAAATGCTCCTGAGCTGGATTCATTTGATTTGTCAACCAAAAAAGACCAATTTTAGAGAATGTTGGAAGCATTATATTTACGTAAAAATCTTCAATTTTAAAATTTGGCAAACATTCATTATAAGTTAAATTGAATAAATTCGCATCAAAATTAATACCAGATTGGATGAACTTATTTATAAAATAATCATAGGATAGATCGCTTGATTTGATATATTTTAAATCGTTAATCAACATATCCATTTCTGAATCTGTCTTTTTAGAAATTTGTGAAATTCTATAACCTGATTTTATTAGCAATTGTGTATTAAGCGCTTTGATAAGTAATTTATCAGTGTAAACTCTAACATTTGATTTTGTTCTCTTTGCCTTTAAAAAGTTGTGTCTACCCTCCCAGGAACGTAAAACTAGCTTACTTATTCCACTAATTTTTGAAAATTGATCAATATTGTAACTCATATATAACAACAAATTTAAGAAAATTTTATTTTTTTGTATAATTTTTTTTGTTATTTCTTATACAATTACTATGTTTGTATAACTTTTATTAAGAAAAGCTATACACCAAGAATAATTTAAAATAAAAAAAATGAAAAAAAATTTACTATTTATATTAATATCAATATTTTCTATATCAACCTCACAAATTACACATACTGTTAACGCGGGGGGTTACTATTACGAACCAAGCGAAATAACAATTAATCAAGGCGATATTGTCGAATGGATAAATGACGGAGGGTTTCATGATGTCAATGGTGAAACAAACTCAATTACTAATATGCCCTTTAATAATCCAGAAAGTTTTGATTCACCTTCTACTAGTATGGTGGGAGCTACAATTTACACACATGAATTTACAATTCCTGGAACATATAATTATGATTGCTCTGTTGGTTCACATGCCCTACAAGGTATGACAGGATCAATAATAGTTAATCCAATTGTAGAACCTCCTTCAACTGTTGTTGATATCATAGTAGGATCTGAAAATCACAACACATTAGAAGCAGCTGTTATTGCTGCCGAACTTGCTGACGACTTAAGTGGAGATGGTCCATTTACTGTATTTGCACCTACAGATGATGCATTTAATGCATTACCATCAGGTACCGTTGAATCATTATTAGAAGATCCAACTGGTCAACTAGCTAATATTTTATTACATCATGTTTATTCTGGAAATGCACTTTCAACTGACCTTAGTAACGGAATGATGATACCTACATTAAACGGAACTGAATTAATGGTTACAATTAATTCAAACGGTGTAATGATTGATAATGCAATGGTAATTGTAGCTAACTTAGTAGCTGACAATGGTGTAGTACACGTTATAGACGCAGTTTTAATTCCTGAAAATACTAACATTATTGAAAATAACATATCGATTAATGATAATGTGGTTAAGAAATATGATATGTATGGAAGAGAATTAAAAAACACCAATCATAATTCTATTTCAATTGAAATTTATCAATCTGGTAAAACTGTAAAGAAATTAATTGTCAAATAATAACTATAATTACTGTGGCCCTCATTATTCTTGGTGTTATGGGGGTAATACTACAATTTAAATTCATGTGGGGGCCTACAGTAAAATTCGAAAAAAATGAAAAAAATAATAATCATAGGATCAAATAGTGATATCTCAAAAGCATTTGTTTTTGAGAATAGTTCCAAATATGAATTCATACAATTATCTTCAAGTAATAGTTCATTTAATATTTTAGATAAGAGTACGTTTCCTATACAAGAAAATATAGATGGCTTAGTATATTTTCCAGGAACTATTAATCTCAAACCATTTTCAAACTTAAATGAAAATGACTTTCAAAAAGACTACGAAATAAATGTTTTAGGTTTAATCAATTCATTACAATTCTACCAAAAATCTTTCAATCAAAACTCATCAATTGTAACTATTAGTTCAATAGCTGCAAGTTTTGGAATGCCATTCCACTCATCTATATCAATGTGTAAAGCAAGTGTAGAAGCATTAACTAAAAGCCTTGCAGCAGAATGGGCACCAAAAATTAGACTAAACTGTGTTGCTCCGTCCTTGATTTCAACTAAAATGTCAGAAAGACTAGTAAATTCTGACATAAAAAAAGAAAAAATATCTCAAAAACACCCCTTAAAATGCATTGGACAAACTAGTGACATATCAAATGTAGTTTCTTTTCTTCTATCTGATAAATCAAAATGGATGACAGGACAAATTATAAGAGTTGATGGAGGTCTTTCAAATATTAGATAGGGTCACCTTGTCATAAAAGGCATGATTGATAACTCCTTTGCCTTTGCCTCAACCATTATATCAACATCGTATCCATGCAATGATGGTAGATTATTAACATAATCTGAATGAGCTTGATGTTTAATTAATGAATTCGACTCATGTAATGACTTGGATTCAGAGTAATGAACAATAGGTTTAATTCCTTTTGGCCATGTTGATACTGCTAATTTCAATGCCTCCTTTTCTGAAATACCACCATCACAAAACTTATGATGATGGAAATCAAAGACAATTGGAACACCTATTTTTTCATGAATAAACATTAAGTCTTTAACTGAGTACATAGATGACTTATCATCATTCTCAACAGTTAGTCTAGATTGGACAGAATTTGGAAGTTTTTTAAAATTTTCACAAAATCTTTTCATCGCAGATAACTTATCACCATAAACACCATTACAATGAATATTGATTTTATTATAAGGAGATCTATCTAACCCTAGCAAATCAAACATTTCGCCATGCAAGGACAAGTCATTTATAGTATTTTTAACTACATTTTCTTTAGGTGATACTAATACATTAAATGGACCTGGATGTGCAGTCAATCTTAAATTGTTCTCTTTAGCAAAGGTGCCTGATTGAAATAAAATTGATTTAATTAGAATATAATCTTTAAGTTCTTCTAAATTATACTCTGAAGCCCAAGGAAAAAATTCAGATGACAATCTAAATAATTTAATCTTGTTATCAAGATTCCATTCTAATATCTTTATTAAGTCCTTACAATTTAAAAGACCTAATTCACTAGCGTAATCAATACCTTTATTTAAAAAAGTTTTTTTAATCATTGAACGGTTTGTAGTGACTTTTGGTTTATTATTTGACAAAGTCAAATTTATACAAGCATATCCTAAATTCATTAATTAATATTTTAAGTTTAAAGCTTTGTTGAATTATTTTAATCCACAGTATTATTTTGAAAACCATTTATGATTACCAAATTGATTTTTAGTGACCTTTTTATTAGTTTTTATATGATGTAATAAACCCTTACCAATATTCTTTAAATAATTATTTAAACCAGGTCTAATAATAAGAAAGAAAGGTAAAAAATCAAACCATTTTGAATTTGCATTAAATATATAAGGATAAATAGTAATTGTTAATTTACTTTTATCATCTAAATCTTCGATTCTCCATCTTACAAAAGATTTAGGTTCTTGAGACTTAACAATAAGTAAATCATAACCAATATTATTAATCCATTTAACAAAATTTCTTGTATAAAGATGTCCATTATAATAATGAATCTCATCAATAGAATCTATTCCCGGCCATTTGTGAGTAATATTTTTTCTACAAAAAGGATGAAATAACTCTAAATTGTTTGGAGAAGAGATAATTGACCATAATTTTTCAGATCTAACTGGTAATAATAAACTATATTTGACTCCCCAATTATAATCCTTCACATACATCATAAATGATATTTCTTAAATTAATTTGAAAATAAAATTTGCTTTTTCTCAATACTTCCATTGTCATACATATACATATAAATAGATCGTTTATTAATAGTATTAATTTTTCTACCTAACAAATCAGTAATTTGAATAACTTTCTTTTCTACAACTTCTTCATCTAAATCAATACTATCACATGCATCACCTTCATTATCAAAATTAAAATCTTCCTGATTAGGATTGTAATCTTCAGGACAATTATCTAATTCATCACAAATTAAGTCATTATCTAAATCATTAATACAATTTTCCTCGCAATCATAGAATTCAGTAGGGTAAATACAAGAACCATCATCATCTACAGCAAATTCATTATAGTTACAAGCTAAATCATCAACACATCCTAAAATATAATCACAAAGAACTTCCAGTTGCCAATTATAGAAATAATAATAATAATCCTCTGGACTATCAGTAGTATTTGAGACTATTTCAATTGCGTTTAAAAGATTAATAGGAAAAGTATTATTAGAAACGCTACTATTTCGATAGAGTCCATCATTATTTCCATTTATTCCAATTTTATAATTATCACCTTCTGATATTTCAAAATTCAATTCCACTTGATTTAATCCAGTATTCAATTGAACATCTGTTGAGAAAATTTGATTATCATTAGCATCTAAAATTTCAATTTGAGTAGAAAATGGAATTTCTGCATATACATCAATAGATTTAATATTAACAGTTTGATTACAATTAAATACCATGTCCCATAAATCATTATAATGATATCCTCCGGGGCCTAAATCAATATAATCAGGACCGGAAAAAGAAGATGATATATTTGCTAAAGGATCATAATTAGAACCATTAATATCATTACAACCTAAAACAATTGAAATACAACTATTGTCATCAAAACACGCTAAATCATTATAATTAATTGAATTTGAATCAGTACATCCAGATACATAACAACAAGAATAATCATTTATTGATACAGAA from Flavobacteriales bacterium TMED191 includes the following:
- a CDS encoding MerR family transcriptional regulator; the protein is MSYNIDQFSKISGISKLVLRSWEGRHNFLKAKRTKSNVRVYTDKLLIKALNTQLLIKSGYRISQISKKTDSEMDMLINDLKYIKSSDLSYDYFINKFIQSGINFDANLFNLTYNECLPNFKIEDFYVNIMLPTFSKIGLFWLTNQMNPAQEHFLSEMFKQKIYTIINSYYTKINNVSWLLFLPPNEYHEIGLLFARLLLVKQGFNVIYLGTNVPLGGLKKVSELKKIDNVLFFSISNFSKDNLNETIDFIDKNFDQCNNYLVTNKYKINDLSNHKCVTIINNIKQFISIISK
- a CDS encoding SDR family oxidoreductase codes for the protein MKKIIIIGSNSDISKAFVFENSSKYEFIQLSSSNSSFNILDKSTFPIQENIDGLVYFPGTINLKPFSNLNENDFQKDYEINVLGLINSLQFYQKSFNQNSSIVTISSIAASFGMPFHSSISMCKASVEALTKSLAAEWAPKIRLNCVAPSLISTKMSERLVNSDIKKEKISQKHPLKCIGQTSDISNVVSFLLSDKSKWMTGQIIRVDGGLSNIR
- the uvsE gene encoding UV DNA damage repair endonuclease UvsE, which encodes MNLGYACINLTLSNNKPKVTTNRSMIKKTFLNKGIDYASELGLLNCKDLIKILEWNLDNKIKLFRLSSEFFPWASEYNLEELKDYILIKSILFQSGTFAKENNLRLTAHPGPFNVLVSPKENVVKNTINDLSLHGEMFDLLGLDRSPYNKINIHCNGVYGDKLSAMKRFCENFKKLPNSVQSRLTVENDDKSSMYSVKDLMFIHEKIGVPIVFDFHHHKFCDGGISEKEALKLAVSTWPKGIKPIVHYSESKSLHESNSLIKHQAHSDYVNNLPSLHGYDVDIMVEAKAKELSIMPFMTR